From one Rubrobacter xylanophilus genomic stretch:
- a CDS encoding alkaline phosphatase D family protein, with the protein MVNRTLAIPSTLRLGPLLRYAGPREATVWVETSHPGEVEVRPGEGAPASKERTFSVAGHHYALVTLRNLSPGSSYRYEVRLDGERLWPPEESRFPPSLIRTPDPASGSLRLAFGSCRVSVPHEPPYTLRRGSLKRGGVLRRGFYERDALYALALRMHREPPNRWPDALLMLGDQIYADEVSPETKAFIRSRRDAASPPGEQVADFEEYTRLYLEAWRDPVIRWLLSTVPSAMIFDDHDVHDDWNTSEAWVRKMRSKPWWEERITGAFMSYWIYQHLGNLSPDELEENPLFREVRGSEDATEALRAFARAADRDASANRWSFRRDFGRVRLVVADSRAGRVLKEDARAMLDEDEWAWVEEQTLSGGLDHLLLATSLPFVLAPGLHHLEAASEAVCGGAWGRMPARAGELLRQALDLEHWSAFGRSFAALSELLRRVASGEGATAPPASVVVLSGDVHHGYLAALELGPGARSPAYQAVGSPIRNPLGLPERLALRAAWTRAGAALGRTVARLAGVGEPPVGWRLLHRSPWFDNHISTLTVEGRRATLLVEKTTPEDGREPRLIPILEHRLA; encoded by the coding sequence TTGGTTAACCGAACCCTCGCAATCCCCTCTACACTACGTCTCGGCCCCCTGCTCCGCTACGCGGGACCCCGCGAGGCCACCGTCTGGGTGGAGACCTCGCACCCGGGCGAGGTCGAGGTTCGCCCCGGAGAGGGGGCACCAGCTTCGAAGGAACGCACCTTCTCGGTAGCCGGCCATCACTACGCGCTGGTGACGCTCCGGAACCTATCTCCCGGCTCTTCCTACCGCTACGAGGTGCGGCTCGACGGCGAGAGGCTCTGGCCCCCGGAGGAGAGCCGCTTCCCGCCCTCCCTGATCCGGACCCCGGACCCCGCCTCCGGGAGCCTCAGGCTGGCCTTCGGCTCCTGCCGGGTCTCGGTGCCGCACGAACCGCCCTACACCCTCAGGCGGGGCTCGCTCAAGCGGGGCGGGGTGCTGCGGCGTGGCTTCTACGAGCGGGACGCGCTCTACGCGCTGGCCCTGAGGATGCACAGGGAACCCCCAAACCGCTGGCCCGACGCCCTGCTGATGCTGGGCGACCAGATCTACGCCGACGAGGTCTCCCCCGAGACGAAGGCGTTCATCCGCTCCCGCCGGGATGCTGCGAGCCCCCCTGGCGAACAGGTGGCCGACTTCGAGGAGTACACGAGGCTCTACCTGGAGGCCTGGCGGGACCCGGTCATCCGGTGGCTGCTCTCCACGGTGCCCTCGGCCATGATCTTCGACGACCACGACGTCCACGACGACTGGAACACCTCGGAGGCCTGGGTGCGCAAGATGCGCTCGAAACCCTGGTGGGAGGAGCGGATCACCGGCGCGTTCATGTCCTACTGGATCTACCAGCACCTCGGGAACCTCTCTCCGGACGAGCTGGAAGAGAACCCGCTCTTCCGGGAGGTCCGGGGCTCGGAGGACGCCACGGAGGCGCTGCGCGCCTTCGCCCGCGCCGCCGACCGGGACGCCTCCGCGAACCGCTGGAGCTTCCGCCGCGACTTCGGCCGGGTCCGCCTGGTGGTCGCCGACTCCCGGGCCGGGAGGGTGCTGAAGGAGGACGCCCGCGCCATGCTCGACGAGGACGAATGGGCGTGGGTCGAGGAGCAGACCCTCTCCGGCGGACTCGACCACCTCCTCCTCGCCACCTCGCTCCCCTTCGTGCTCGCCCCCGGGCTGCACCACCTGGAGGCGGCGAGCGAGGCGGTGTGCGGCGGGGCGTGGGGCCGGATGCCGGCCCGGGCCGGGGAGCTCCTCCGGCAGGCGCTGGACCTGGAGCACTGGAGCGCCTTCGGCCGCTCCTTCGCCGCCCTCTCGGAGCTGCTGCGCCGGGTCGCCTCCGGCGAAGGAGCGACCGCCCCTCCAGCCTCGGTGGTGGTCCTCTCCGGCGACGTCCACCACGGCTACCTCGCGGCGCTGGAGCTCGGGCCCGGCGCCCGGAGCCCCGCCTACCAGGCCGTCGGCTCGCCCATCCGCAACCCCCTCGGCCTCCCCGAGCGCCTCGCCCTGCGCGCCGCCTGGACCCGCGCCGGCGCCGCCCTGGGCCGGACCGTCGCCCGCCTCGCCGGGGTGGGCGAGCCGCCGGTGGGCTGGCGGCTCCTCCACCGGAGCCCCTGGTTCGACAACCACATCTCCACCCTGACCGTCGAAGGCCGCAGGGCCACCCTGCTCGTGGAGAAGACCACCCCGGAGGACGGAAGAGAGCCGCGTCTCATCCCCATCCTCGAACACCGCCTCGCCTGA
- a CDS encoding (R)-mandelonitrile lyase: MRHIPAGKTATERGPREWFTGEVWMDPSPPRKPEAGVFRVFFTPGARTNWHTHPEGQVLYVVSGRGLAQAESGPVVELTPGDVVTFAPNEKHWHGAAPDSCMLHVAVNPAIATDGGTEWLEPVSDGEYPG; encoded by the coding sequence ATGCGGCACATCCCGGCGGGAAAGACCGCGACCGAACGGGGACCCCGCGAGTGGTTCACCGGGGAGGTGTGGATGGACCCTTCCCCGCCCCGTAAACCCGAGGCCGGCGTCTTCCGGGTCTTCTTCACCCCGGGGGCCAGGACGAACTGGCACACCCATCCGGAGGGCCAGGTGCTCTACGTGGTGAGCGGCCGGGGGCTGGCACAGGCCGAGAGCGGGCCCGTCGTCGAGCTCACCCCCGGCGACGTCGTCACCTTCGCCCCGAACGAGAAGCACTGGCACGGTGCAGCACCCGACTCCTGCATGCTACACGTGGCGGTGAACCCGGCCATCGCCACCGACGGCGGCACCGAGTGGCTCGAGCCGGTGAGCGACGGGGAGTACCCGGGCTGA